In the Agromyces flavus genome, GACATCCGCCCACGGGGTGAGGATGCCGGTGTGAGCGATGACGACCGCACCGGGCCCGAGACCGACGACACGACCGGCGGACGCGCCGAGGAGCCGCTCGACGCCTACTCCAGGATCGTGACCCAGGTGGCGCACGACCTGCTGCCGAGCATGGCCAGCCTCGCCGTGCGGTCCCGGCGCGGCCAGGGCACCGGCAGCGCGAGCGTCATCTCCGACGACGGCGTGCTCCTGACGAGCGCGCACGTGGTCGTCGGCGCCGATCGTGCCGAGGCGTCGTTCGGCGACGGCACCTCGGTCGACGCCGACGTCATCGGCCGCGACCCGCTCTCCGACCTCGCGGTGCTGCGCGCGCACGGCGCGCTGCCCGCGCCGGTGCCGCTCGGCGACGCGCGCGAGCTGCGCGTGGGCCAGCTCGTCGTCGCGCTGGGCACGCCCCTCGGCTTCGCCGGCAGCGTGACGGCCGGCATCGTGTCGAGCCTCGGTCGGTCGCTGCCGACGGCGGCCGGTCGCGTCGTCGACGAGGTGATCCAGACGGATGCCGCGCTGAACCCCGGCAACAGCGGCGGCGCCCTCGCCGACGGGCTCGGCCGCATGGTCGGGGTGAACACCGCGGTCGCGGGGGTCGGCCTCGGACTCGCGGTCCCGATCAACCCGGCGACCCGCGCGATCATCGACGCACTCGTCGCCCGCGGCAGGGTGCGCCGGGCGTGGCTCGGCATCGCCGGCGCGCAGGTCCGGCTCGCGCCCGAGCTCGCGGCACGGATCGGCTCGACCACCGGCCTGCAGGTGACGGCCGTCGTGCCCGGAAGTCCCGCGGAGGTCGCGAACATCCGGGCCGGCGACATCGCCGTGAGCCTCGACGGCACCGGGATCGTGACCGCGACCTCCATCCAGCGACTGATGGTCGAAGACGCGATCGACCGCGAGGTCGAGATGACGCTGTGGCGCGGCGGCGCGCTCGTGGACGTGTTCGTGGTCCCGCGCGAGCTCGTCGGGGCATGATCCCCGGCGAACGCGAGGAAACCTCGAACTCTTGTTGACGCCCACCGTGAGGGCGAGGAGAATCGGGCGGAGTCGGACGGTCGGGGGGCCGGCGGCTCGGGGGACAATCGCCGAATCGGCGATCCGGCATGCGACCTGGGGGAGGTCGAGATGACGTGGCTCGGTTGGGAATCGCTCGGAGGCGTGCTCACGTCCGGTCCGGCGGTCAGCTCGTGGAGCAACGGCCGCCTGGACTGCTTCGTGCGCGGCACGGACAGCGCGCTCTGGCACAAGTGGTTCGACGGCGGATGGAGCGGCTGGGAGAGCCTCGGCGGCATCCTCACGTCGTCGCCCGCGGCGGTCTCGTGGGGCCGGGGGCGCATCGACGTGTTCGTGCGCGGCACTGACAGCGCATTGTGGCACAAGTGGTTCGACGGTGGATGGAGCGGCTGGGAGAGCCTGGGCGGCGTACTGACCTCGGAGCCCGCGGTCTGCTCGTGGGCGTCGGGCCGTCTCGACGTGTTCGCTCGAGGCACCGACAGCGCCCTGTGGCACAAGTGGTTCGACGGCGGCTGGAGCGGGTGGGAGAGCCTCGGCGGCGTGCTGACGTCCGGCCCCGGCGCCGTGTCATGGGGCCGCGGCCGCATCGACGTCTTCGGCGCGGGCACCGACAGCGCGCTGTGGCACAAGTGGTTCGACGGCGGATGGAGCGGCTGGGAGTCGCTCGGCGGCATCCTCACCTCGACCCCCGCCGTCTCCTCATGGAGGCCGGGCCGACTCGACGTCTTCGTCGCCGGGACCGACAGCGCCATGTGGCACAAGTGGTTCCAGAACGGATGGAGCGGCTGGGAGTCGCTGGGCGGCGTGCTCACGAGTGCTCCGGCGGCCGTGTCGTGGGGGCCGAACCGCATCGACACGTTCGTGATGGGCACCGACAGTGCGATGTGGCACAAGTGGTGGTCGGCCGTGCCCACCGTGCGGGTGCACGCCAAGGTGCTCACCGCGCCGAACATCCCCATCGCCACCATGCTGCAGCGCATGCGCGACGTGTATGCGAGCGTCGGCATCGCGGTGGAGCACGCGTCCACCGAGAACCTCAACCTGCCGACCCTGAACGACGTGGATGTCGGTGCGTGCACGCTCGGCAACACGACGGCCGAGCAGAACGCGCTCTTCGCCAACCGCAACAACGCGGGCGCGAACGACGTCGTCGTGTACTTCGTCCGCTCGACGGTGCCGCCGTTCAACGGGTGTGCCGCGCACCCGGCCGGCCGACCCGGTGCCGTGGTCGTCCAGGGCGCGACGCAGTGGACGCTCGGCCACGAGGTCGGGCACGTCCTCGGGCTGTTCCACGTCAACGACAACGACCGGCTGATGACGGGCAACGGCACGGCGAACATCACCAACCCGCCGCCCGACATCATCGGATCCGAGCGCACGACGATGCTGAACAGCGCACTCACGCAGGACATCTAGGGGGAGCCATGGCAGTGACGATGAAACAGGTTCGCGCCGCGCTCGATCCGGAGGAGCCCGACTACACCGAGGTGGTGCAGCTCGGACCCGGGGCGCTCAAGCACCTGCAGGCGCTGATCGCCTCCGACGAGCCCATGATCGCGTCGAAGGCGGCCTACGCAGCCGGACTGTTCACGGGCGACGAGGCGCGCGAGGTCGTGCGCTCCGCCGCGGCGAGCGACGATCCGATCGTGCGGGTGGCTGCCGCCGCGTCGGCGGCCAACCTGCCCGAGGAGGACGCGAGCGTGGTGCTCGCCGAGCTCGTCGCCGATCCCGACGAGGGCGTCCGGAAGGTCGCGCGGACCGCGGTGCCCGTCAACCCGAGCGAGGAGCTCGTCGCGCGCCTCGAGGAGGTCGGCACGGAGTCCGCGAACGAGGGGCCGGAGGGCGCGCCCGAGGCGCCTCCGACCGGCGGCCTCATGCCGGGCGAACGGCCGGATACGGGCGCCGCGGGGATGCCGGGTGAGCGCGGCGGGCTCATGCCGGGGGAGTCGGGCGGGATGCCGGGACGCTGACTCGCGCGCGGCCCGAACCCGCGCCATCCGACTCGGGCATCGCCCACCCGACCGCCCCGTAGACTGGACGCCATGCCCCTCGAGCCCAAATCGGCTGATTTCCCGCGCATCCGCGCGGCCCTGAAGTTCTACATGGTCTGCTCGGTCATCACGGGCGTCATGCTGCTGCTGCTGTGCACCGAGATGCTGCTGAAGTACGTGTGGCACCTCGAGCTGTTCGCGTTCGGTCCGAACGGGCTGCTCTCGTTCGAGCCGGTCGTCGAGACGCCCGAGGGCCTCGAGTCCACCGGCACGGGGGTGAATCTCTCGACGGGCATCCTCATCGCGCACGGCTGGTTCTACGTCGTGTACCTCTTCAGCAACTTCCGCCTGTGGAGCCTCATGCGCTGGCACTTCCCGCGCCTGCTGCTCCTGGCGTCCGGCGGCATCGTGCCGTTCCTGTCGTTCTTCCTCGAGGCGCGCATCGCGCGCGAGGTGCGCGGCTACCTCGCCGAGCGTGAAGCGGATGCCGCGGCCACGCGCCCTCAGTCCGAATCCGAATCCGTGGAGGCCGCCCAGTGAGCGAGACCCAGCAGCGCCCCGTGCTCGTCGTCGACTTCGGCGCACAGTACGCGCAGCTGATCGCGCGACGCGTGCGCGAGGCATCCGTCTACTCCGAGATCGTGCCGCACACGATCAGCGCCGACGAGGTGCGGGCGATGGACCCGATCGGCATCGTCCTCTCGGGCGGTCCGTCGTCGGTGTATGAAGAGGGGGCGCCGGCGCTCGATCCCGGCATCCTCGAGCTCGGCGTCCCGACGCTCGGCATCTGCTACGGCTTCCAGGTCATGGCGCAGCAGCTCGGCGGCGAGGTCGCGCATACCGGCCGCCGCGAGTACGGCTCGACCGAGGCGACGCTGCGCGTCGACGGCAACGCGCTGCTCGGCGGACAGCCCGAGCACCAGACGGTGTGGATGAGCCACGGCGACTCGGTGGCCGTCGCGCCCGAGGGCTTCGACGTGCTCGCGTCGACGGCCGACACGCCCGTCGCGGCGTTCGCGAACGACGCGCAGGGCTTCTACGGCGTGCAGTGGCATCCCGAGGTCAAGCACACGCCGTTCGGCCAGGACGTCATCGAGAACTTCCTGCATCGCGCCGCCGGCATCCCCGCCGACTGGAACTCGGGCAACGTCATCGCCGAGCAGGTGGCCCGCATCCGCGAGCAGGTCGGTGCGGGCCGGGTGATCGCGGGCCTGTCGGGCGGCGTCGACTCGGCCGTCGCGGCGGCGATCGTGCACGAGGCCGTCGGCGACCAGCTCGTGTGCGTGTTCGTCGACCACGGTCTGCTCCGCAAGGACGAGCGCAAGCAGGTCGAGGTCGACTACGTCGCAGCGACCGGCATCCGGCTCGTCACCGTGGATGCCCGGGACACGTTCCTCGACGCGCTCGCCGGGGTCACCGACCCCGAGGAGAAGCGCAAGATCATCGGCCGGGAGTTCATCCGCGCCTTCGAGCGGGCCGAGCGCGACCTCGTCGCCGAGGCCGAGGCCGACGGCGAGCCCATCCACTACCTCGTGCAGGGCACCCTCTACCCCGACGTGGTCGAGTCGGGCGGCGGCACCGGCACCGCGAACATCAAGAGCCACCACAACGTCGGCGGCCTGCCCGAAGACCTCCAGTTCGAGCTCGTCGAGCCGCTGCGCACCCTCTTCAAGGACGAGGTGCGCGCCATCGGCCGCGAGCTCGGCCTGCCCGAGGCGATCGTGGGTCGTCAGCCGTTCCCCGGCCCGGGCCTCGGCATCCGCATCGTCGGCGAGGTCACTCGCGACCGGCTCGAGACGCTGCGAGAGGCCGACGCCATCGCGCGCGCCGAGCTCACCGCGGCGGGCCTCGACCAAGAGATCTGGCAGTGCCCGGTCGTGCTGCTCGCCGACGTGCGCTCGGTGGGCGTGCAGGGCGACGGCCGCACCTACGGCCACCCGATCGTGCTCCGACCGGTGTCGTCGGAAGACGCGATGACGGCCGACTGGACTCGCCTGCCCTACGAGGTGCTCGCGCGCATCTCGAACCGCATCACCAACGAGGTGCGCGAGGTGAACCGCGTCGTGCTCGACGTCACGTCGAAGCCGCCGGGCACCATCGAATGGGAGTGAGCGGCTAGCCTGAGCCGCATGGGCGTCGTCGAGAACTCGAAGCTGTCGGTCGTCGGAGCGGGGAGCGTCGGCACGAGCCTCGCCTACGCCGCGCTCATCCGCGAATCGGCGTCGCAGGTCGCGCTCTACGACATCGCGACTGAGAAGGTCGAGGCCGAGGTGCTCGATCTCGCGCATGGCACGCAGTTCACCCGGTCGAGCGTGATCGGCGGCGCCGACCTCGACGTGGTCGCGGGGTCGCACGTCGTCGTCATCACCGCCGGGGCCAAGCAGCAGCCCGGCCAGAGCCGGATGGAGCTCGCCGGCACCAACGTCGGCATCCTCGAGCGGCTGCTGCCGGGGCTGCTCGAGCGCGCGCCCCACGCGATCTACGTGCTCGTCACGAACCCGGTCGACGTGCTCACGCTCGCTGCGCAGCGCATCAGCGGGCTTCCGCCCGAGCGCGTGTTCGGGTCGGGCACGGTGCTCGACACGTCGCGGCTTCGCTGGCTCCTCGCGAAGCGCGCCGGCGTCACGACGGCCAGCGTGCACGCCGACATCGTGGGCGAGCACGGCGACACCGAGTTCCCCCTGTGGTCGAACGCGCGCATCGGGCCCGTGCCGATCCTCGACTGGCAGGGCGGCGAGCCGTTCACGCGCCAGGAACTCGACGGCATCGCGCACGAGGTGCGCAACGCGGCGTACACCGTGATCCGGGGCAAGGGCGCCACGAACTACGCCATCGGCCTCACCGGCGCGCGCATCGTCGAGGCGGTGCTCCGCGACGAGCGTGCGGTGCTGCCCGTGAGCACGGTGCTCTCGGGCGTCCGAGGCATCGACGGGGTCGCGCTGTCGCTGCCGAGCGTCGTCGGCGGCGACGGCGCGAACGCGGTCGAGGAGACGCCGATGTCGGCCGACGAGGAGGCGCTGCTCGCGGCATCCGCCGACGCGATCAGGGCCGCGGGCGCGACGCTCGGCATCTGAGCAGAATTTCTTGGCGACGGTGTCGATCGGGCGGCTTCCCGTTCGACGCCATGAGTGAGAGGGTCGAAGGGCGACCCGAACACCGGAGGAGATTCACCATGACGCGGTACATGCTCATCATGCGGGCCAGCGACGAGGCCGTCGAGGCCTACCAGGACCTGCCGTTCGACGAGGTCATCGCGGCCATGGGTCGCTACAACGAGGAGCTCATGAAGGCCGGCGTGATGCTCGCCGGCGAGGGCCTGACCGACGCGAGCGAGGGGTTCGTCGTCGACTTCTCCTCCGAGCCGCCGCTCGTCACCGACGGCCCGTACGGCGAGACCAAGGAGCTGTTCAACGGGTTCTGGATCCTCGACGTCGCCTCGAAGGAGGAGGCCGCGGAGTGGGCCAAGCGCTGCCCGCTCGGCCCCGGCTCGAAGCTCGAGGTGCGTCGCGTGTCCGAGATCGAGGACTTCCCGCAGGACAACGAATGGATCCAGAAGGAGGTCGGCTGGCGCGCCGAGCAGGCCGAGCGTCTCGCTGAGGACGCCCGACGCGCCGCGACCAAGGCGTGACGACCGACGCGACGGCTCGTCCGGTGGACCCCGAGTCCGCCCGGCGGGCCGTCGCCGCCGTCTGGCGCATCGAGTCGGCGCGCATCGTCGCGACGCTCACGCGCATAGTCGGCGACTTCGCGCTCGCCGAGGACCTCGCCCAGGATGCGCTCGCCGAAGCGCTCGCCCAGTGGCCGGCCTCGGGCATCCCGTCGAACCCGGGCGCCTGGCTCACCGCCGTCGGCAAGCGGCGGGCGATCGACGGATGGCGCCGCCGCGAGCGGTACGACGAGCGGCTCGCCGCGATCGCGCACGACCTCGAGCGCGAGCAGGCCGAGGCGGCCGATGCCACCGGCGACCTGCCGTACGACCCCGACGCGATCGACGACGACGTGCTCCGGCTCGTGTTCGTGTCGTGCCATCCGGTGCTCTCGCGCGAGGCGCGCGTCGCACTCACGCTGCGGGTCGTCGGAGGCCTCACGACCGACGAGATCGCGCGCGCGTTCCTCGTGCCCGTCTCGACCGTGCAGCAGCGCATCGTGCGCGCGAAGAAGACGCTCGGCGACGCGGGCGTCCCCTTCGAGGTGCCGCCGCGGTCGGAGTTCCCGGCGCGACTCGGCACGGTGCTCGGCGTGCTGTACCTGATCTTCAACGAGGGGCACTCGGCGTCGGCCGGCGACGACCTCATGCGGCCCGAACTGAGCCGCGAAGCGCTGCGACTCGGCCGCATCCTGGCGGGGCTCGTGCCCCGCGAGCCCGAGGTGCACGGCCTCGTCGCACTCATGGAGCTCACGGCGGCGCGGTTCCCGGCGCGGCTCGACGCCCACGGTGATCCGGTGCTGCTCCCAGACCAGGACCGGCGGCGGTGGGACCGTTCGGCGATCACGCGCGGGCGCGCGGCGCTCGCGCGTGCCGACGCGATCGGGCGCGGACGGGGCGCCTACAGCCTGCAGGCGGCGATCGCCGAGCAGCACGACATCGCGCCATCCGTCGACGACACCGACTGGCCGACGATCGTCGCGCTCTATGAAGCGCTCGAGCAGGTGGCGCCGTCACCGGTGGTCGAGCTCAACCGCGCCGTCGCCGTCGCCATGGCCGACGGAGCGGAGGCCGGACTCGCGATCGTCGACGGGCTCGCGGCCGACGGGCGCCTCGCGAACTACCACCCGCTGCAGGCGGTGCGAGCTGAGCTCCTCGAACGGCTCGGGCGGGCGGATGACGCGCGCGAGGCGTTCGCGGAGGCGGCGCGACTCACGGCCAACGAGCGCGAGCGCGCGGTGCTGCTCGCGCGAGCGTCGCGACCCGACGCGCGCTGACCCCACCGAGCACCGCCTCCCGCCTGAGTACCGTTCCTGCGCTGGAGTGAGGGAAGCAGCAGTCCCTCCAGCGCGGAAACGGCACTTCAGCGGAGTCCGCGGACGCGGAACGGGCCGCCCCCGAGGGGACGGCCCGTTCGGGTGGATCGAGTGCTAGTCGCGCGCGATCGCGAGGATGCGCAGGATCTCGAGGTACAGCCAGACGACCGTGACCATGATGCCGAAGGCGCCGGTCCAGCCGTACTTCCTTGGGGCGCGGTTGCGAACGCCCTGCTGGATGAAGTCGAAGTCGAGCACGAGCGAGTACGCGGCCATGATCACGACGAGGACGCCGATGATGACGCCCAGCGGGATGCCCATGATCTCGGCGCCGCGGAGGCCCCACGGATCGTCGGTCACATTGAAGAGCATGAGGCCGATGTTGACGAGCGAGAAGACGAGATAGCCGACCATCGCGATGAGGAAGATCTTCGTCGCGCGAGCCGATGCCCGGATCTTGCCCGAGGCGAACAGCGCGAGCGTCACGCCGACGACGACGAGGGTCGCGATGACCGCCTGGGCGACGATGCCGCCGCCGAACATGTACTCGTACCAGGCCGAGATGCCGCCGACGAAGACGCCCTCGACGCCCGCGTAGGCGAGTACCAGGGCGGGCGAGGGCTCCTTCTTGAAGATGTTGACGAGCGCGAGCACGAAGCCGACCAGACCGGCGCCGACCCAGAGGAACGGCACGGACTGGAACGTCAGCCAGCCGATCGCCGCACCGACGAGCAGCACGCCGAACGCGGCAGCCGACTTCGCGATCGAGTCCTCGATCGTCATGACCTCGCGGTCGGGAAGGGTCGCAGGCTGGTTGTACATGTCCTGCAGCTGCTGGGCGGACATGTCCTGCGCGACAGCCACCGCCCCCTGGTTGGAGAACGCCTCGTTACGTGAGAAGGCGGGGTTGTTGAGAGCCATTGCTGTGGTTCCTCTGCTTTCGGCTTTCCGTCGGGTGGAGGGGAATCGTGCGGACGGATCTGTCCGCGTCCCTCCAACCTAGCGGGTTCAGCAGAGTCAACGCCGTGAATCCGCGCGGAATTCCGCGGGCGCGCGGAGCGCCGTGGCTACGCTGAGGGGATGCAGGCCGGCCCCGCAGAGCGTCCCCTCGTGATCGGGCACCGCGGCGCGCCGGGGTACCGGCCCGAGCACACCGAGGCCTCGTACCGGCTCGCGTTCGCACTCGGCGTCGACGCCGTCGAGCCCGATCTGGTCGCCACGCGCGACGGGGTGCTCGTACTGCGCCACGAGAACGAGATCTCGGGCACGACGGATGTCGCGTCCCGCCCCGAGTTCGCGTCGCGGCGCACCACACGCGAAGTCGACGGGAAGGCGCTCACCGGCTGGTTCACCGAGGATTTCACGTGGGCCGAGCTGTCCACGCTCCGCGCGACCGAGCGCCTCGGCGGCGTCCGGCAGCACAGCGCGACGTTCGACGGCCGGTATCCGATCATCCGCTTCCGCGACCTGCTCACGCTGCTGGATGCCGCGTCCGACGACTCGGGTCGCGACATCCGGCTGGTCGCGGAGTTCAAGCACGCGACGCACTTCGCGGGGCTGGGCCTGCCGCTCGACGAGCTGTTCGCGGCCGAGCTCACCGCCGGCGGATGGGGCCGGGGCGACGGGCGCCTCATCTCGGAGTCGTTCGAGCCGACGCTGCTCCAGCGCCTGCGCGACCGCGGGATCGCGGGCACGAAGGTGCTGCTCGTCGAGGATCGCGGCGCACCCTGGGACCTCGTCGCGGCGGCGGGCGGCACCGACGGGCGGGCACGCACGTACGACTCGTTCGTCACCGAGGAGGGGCTGCTCGGCCTCGCCGGGGCCGTCGACGGCGTGAGCGTCGGCAAGTCGCGCCTCGTCGGCGGGCCGGGGTCGTCGACGGATGTCGCAGCCGCCGGGCGACGCGCGGCGAACGGTGCGCCGCTGCAGGGGTCCGAGCTCGTCGACGCCGCGCACGCCGCGGGTCTCGCCGTCTACACGTGGACGCTCCGCCCCGAGAACCGCTTCCTCGCGCAGCCGAACCGTCGCGGCACCGCGCGTGCCGCGTGGGGCGACTGGCTCGGCGAGTTCACGCGCATCATCGAGACCGGGCTCGACGGCATCTTCCTCGACCACCCCGACCTCGGCATCGAGGCCCGCCGCGTGGCCGCGGGCGGCTGACCGCCCTGCGCGGCGCGCAGGATCCGCCCCCCGCCCGACAGCATCACCTCGGGCGGGCTGTCGGATGGCGCGCCTAGACTTGAGAGGACATGACGCTGATCCTCCACCCCGACGACCCCACCGGCTGGCGCGAGGCGCCCGTCGCGGCTTCCGATAAGCGCGGGGGCGGGCCGCAGGGCGCCGGCCCCGCGGCATCCGATCGCCTGACCGCCGGGCTCAACCCGCAGCAGCGCGAAGCGGTCGAGTATCGCGGCGAGGCGCTGCTCATCGTGGCGGGCGCCGGATCGGGCAAGACCCGCGTGCTGACGCACCGGATCGCGAGCCTCATCGACGGGCGCGAGGCGTGGCCCAGCCAGATCCTCGCGATCACGTTCACGAACAAGGCCGCGGCCGAGATGCGCGAACGCGTCGAGGCGCTGCTCGGCGAGGCCGCCGGCGGCATGTGGATCTCGACGTTCCACTCGGCGTGCGTGCGAATCCTTCGCCGCGAGGCGGCGGCCATGGGCCTGTCGACCACCTTCACGATCTACGACTCGGCCGACCAGCGCACCATCCTCAAGCGCATCATCAAGGAGCTCGACGCCGACACGCTCGGCTTCACGCCCGCGAGCGCGCAGGCGAAGATCTCCAAGCTCAAGAACGAGCTCAGCGATGTCGAGACCTACGCCCGGAACGTCAACACGAACGACCCGAACGACGTGATGTTCCTCGAGATCTTCCGCCAGTACACCCGGCGGCTGCGCGATGCGAGCGCGCTCGACTTCGACGACCTCATCAGCGAGACGGTCTACCTGTTCCGGGCGTTCCCCAAGGTCGCAGCGCTCTACCAGCGGCGGTTCCGGCACATCCTCGTCGACGAGTACCAGGACACCAACCACGCGCAGTACGCGCTGATCCGCGAACTCACGAGGCCCGTCGAACCCGACGTCGTCGCCGAGCTCGACGAGCACGGCGTGCTGGTGCGGGGCATGACGGATGCCTCGGGGCGGATCCCGGGCGCGAGCCTCACGGTGGTCGGCGACTCCGACCAGTCCATCTACGCGTTCCGGGGCGCCGACATCCGCAACATCGTCGAGTTCGAGCGCGACTTCCCGGGCGCGAAGGTCGTGCTGCTCGAGCAGAACTACCGGTCGACGCAGAACATCCTGAGCGCCGCCAACGCCGTGATCGCGAACAACTTCGACCGGAAAGAGAAGAAGCTCTGGACGGCCGACGGCGACGGCGACAAGATCACCGGCTACACGGGGTACTCGGCGCACGACGAGGCGCAGTTCGTCGCCGACGAGATCGAGGCGCTGCACCGCGCCGGCGTCGCCTATCGCGACATCGCGGTCTTCTACCGCACCAACGCGCAGACCCGAGCGCTGGAAGAGATCTTCGTCCGCTCCGCCCTGCCGTACCGGGTCGTCGGCGGCACGAAGTTCTACGAGCGCGCCGAGATCAAGGACGCGATGGCCTACCTCATCGCGGTCGCGAACCCGCTCGACGAGCTCGCGATCCGTCGCATCCTGAACACGCCGAAGCGCGGCATCGGCCCCGCCACCGAGACCTCGATCGCGAGCTTCGCCGAGCAGAACGACCTCTCGTTCCGGCAGGCGATGCGCGCTGCCGACGGCCTCGGACTCGGGCCGAAGGTCACGAAGGCGATCCTCGACCTCGCGAACCTGCTCGACGAGGCGGCCGCGATGCTCGTGCCCTCGCAGAAGGGCATCGACGAGGGCACGAACGAGGGCGCCGCGAAGGTCTCCGACGTGCTCGCTCACCTGCTCGACCGCTCGGGCCTGGTCGAGACGCTCCGCAACAGCCGCGACCCGCAAGACGAGACGCGCGCCGAGAACGTCGAGGAACTGCTCGCGCAGACCAAGGACTTCGACCGCGAGAACCCGGGCGCCGGGCTGGTCGACTTCCTCACGCAGGTCTCGCTCGTGGCTGCGGCCGACGAGCTCGACGATGCGTCGGGCACGGTGTCGCTCATGACGCTGCACACCGCCAAGGGCCTCGAGTACCACGCGGTGTTCCTCACCGGCATCGAGGAGGGCCTGCTGCCGCACCAGATGTCCGCGACCGAGCCGGGCGGGCCGGCCGAGGAGCGGCGCCTCTTCTACGTCGGCATCACTCGGGCCCGCAAGCGGCTCTACCTCTCGCTCGCGATGAGCCGGGCCCAGTTCGGCGAGGTGTCGGTCGCGATGCCGAGTCGATACCTGCAGGAGATCCCCGACGAGCTCATCGACTGGAAGCAGTCGCCCGGCATGGCGACCAGCCGCGGCGGCACCCAGCCGCGAGCGCTCAACGCGCGCCGCGGCGGCTACGGCAGCGGCGGGTCCGGCGGCGCCTGGGGGCTCCGCGACCGCGACCTCGAGCGGTTCAGCGTCACGAAGGCCGCGGCGCCGAAGGCCGAGTGGGCGAACCG is a window encoding:
- a CDS encoding ATP-dependent helicase — encoded protein: MTLILHPDDPTGWREAPVAASDKRGGGPQGAGPAASDRLTAGLNPQQREAVEYRGEALLIVAGAGSGKTRVLTHRIASLIDGREAWPSQILAITFTNKAAAEMRERVEALLGEAAGGMWISTFHSACVRILRREAAAMGLSTTFTIYDSADQRTILKRIIKELDADTLGFTPASAQAKISKLKNELSDVETYARNVNTNDPNDVMFLEIFRQYTRRLRDASALDFDDLISETVYLFRAFPKVAALYQRRFRHILVDEYQDTNHAQYALIRELTRPVEPDVVAELDEHGVLVRGMTDASGRIPGASLTVVGDSDQSIYAFRGADIRNIVEFERDFPGAKVVLLEQNYRSTQNILSAANAVIANNFDRKEKKLWTADGDGDKITGYTGYSAHDEAQFVADEIEALHRAGVAYRDIAVFYRTNAQTRALEEIFVRSALPYRVVGGTKFYERAEIKDAMAYLIAVANPLDELAIRRILNTPKRGIGPATETSIASFAEQNDLSFRQAMRAADGLGLGPKVTKAILDLANLLDEAAAMLVPSQKGIDEGTNEGAAKVSDVLAHLLDRSGLVETLRNSRDPQDETRAENVEELLAQTKDFDRENPGAGLVDFLTQVSLVAAADELDDASGTVSLMTLHTAKGLEYHAVFLTGIEEGLLPHQMSATEPGGPAEERRLFYVGITRARKRLYLSLAMSRAQFGEVSVAMPSRYLQEIPDELIDWKQSPGMATSRGGTQPRALNARRGGYGSGGSGGAWGLRDRDLERFSVTKAAAPKAEWANRVTGTVRDNGDLTLEVGDRIRHTDFGEGTVRQVTGEGSKRIAHVAFDTAGQKKLLIKIAPIEKL